In the Methanosarcinales archaeon genome, one interval contains:
- a CDS encoding radical SAM protein has protein sequence MNKYLTVKRIEFAVTYLCNARCRHCYSIHSEGAFPAHIDKSLALEIVRKVGRKYKLESIMTFGGEPLLFPEIVCVIHKEAASVGIPLREVITNGYWSNNSGRIKEIAKNLAESGVNSIIISVDAFHQEHVPLDIIRKTAEACLQARIEDVSWDPCWVISEDDDNRYNRKTKFILKELEDLPIRNSGGNMMEPEGLALVNLKEFLPPRKKIPAGKCGDIPYTEPLDSIKCVCVEPDGRIAVCNDFYIGNASKTDIVDLIESYDPFKIPEMKAIIENGMKGLIDWARTKGVEPDPEGYYSICQMCTNIRKSKQKLK, from the coding sequence ATGAATAAATATTTGACTGTGAAACGAATAGAATTTGCCGTTACGTATTTATGTAATGCAAGATGTAGACACTGCTATTCTATTCATAGTGAAGGAGCATTCCCCGCACACATCGATAAGTCCTTGGCTTTAGAAATCGTTAGAAAAGTTGGTAGGAAATACAAGCTTGAATCGATAATGACTTTTGGAGGGGAACCTCTGTTGTTTCCGGAAATCGTATGCGTTATTCATAAAGAAGCTGCGAGTGTAGGAATTCCTCTCAGGGAAGTAATTACAAATGGTTATTGGTCAAATAATTCCGGAAGGATTAAGGAGATAGCCAAAAATTTGGCAGAATCTGGCGTGAACAGCATTATTATTTCTGTTGATGCTTTTCATCAGGAACATGTTCCTCTTGATATTATCAGAAAGACTGCTGAAGCATGTCTACAGGCACGCATTGAAGATGTATCATGGGATCCTTGCTGGGTAATCTCAGAAGATGACGATAACCGGTATAATCGAAAGACCAAGTTCATTCTGAAAGAACTTGAAGACTTACCTATAAGGAATTCAGGAGGTAATATGATGGAACCAGAGGGATTAGCTCTAGTTAATTTAAAGGAATTCTTGCCTCCGAGAAAAAAGATACCCGCTGGCAAGTGCGGTGACATACCTTATACAGAACCCCTTGACTCCATCAAATGTGTATGCGTCGAACCAGACGGAAGAATCGCTGTATGCAACGATTTTTACATTGGAAACGCCTCAAAAACGGACATTGTTGACCTCATAGAGAGCTACGATCCATTTAAGATTCCAGAGATGAAAGCAATTATCGAAAATGGCATGAAAGGATTGATAGATTGGGCAAGAACAAAAGGTGTTGAACCTGATCCAGAAGGATATTACTCCATTTGTCAGATGTGTACTAACATTCGAAAGAGCAAACAAAAATTGAAATAA